In Dioscorea cayenensis subsp. rotundata cultivar TDr96_F1 chromosome 11, TDr96_F1_v2_PseudoChromosome.rev07_lg8_w22 25.fasta, whole genome shotgun sequence, a single genomic region encodes these proteins:
- the LOC120271805 gene encoding probable protein phosphatase 2C 28 — protein sequence MQKIKTAKVLNHLTTALEEWMMEKYEIGHAIPSNDEQYIGSVLMWKKNVESSLHGVFDSNAGREIETYLNSQLADKIFTAKEFWRNSERILKNVMISSSRRKMHKDNVEGGDDNGGFALMLNVRNKKFIAADRGNYKAVLVSKGGNASQITGNNRPTVSDLLHFKFQSPRDLNLGMIIKRVKPANGESVILASDGIWQLKSEMQKIKMAKVLNRLKTALEEWLTGHVAWSF from the exons ATGCAGAAGATCAAGACGGCAAAAGTACTCAATCATTTGACGACTGCTTTGGAGGAGTGGATGATGGAGAAATACGAGATTGGACATGCAATTCCATCAAATGACGAACAATACATTGGTTCTGTTCTGATGTGGAAAAAGAACGTTGAAAGCTCACTGCATggagtttttgattcaaacgCTGGACGTGAAATTGAGACTTATCTTAACTCACAACTTGCGGACAAGATATTCACTGCA AAAGAGTTCTGGAGGAATAGTGAAAGGATATTGAAGAATGTTATGATTAGTTCTTCAAGAAGGAAGATGCATAAAGACAATGTAGAGGGAGGTGATGACAATGGAGGTTTTGCATTGATGCTTAATGTGAGGAACAAGAAGTTCATTGCAGCAGACAGGGGGAACTACAAGGCTGTGCTTGTGTCCAAAGGTGGTAATGCCTCACAAATTACTGGAAATAACAGGCCTACCGTTTCAG ATTTGCtgcattttaaatttcaatctcCCAGAGATCTGAACTTGGGTATGATTATCAAGAGGGTGAAGCCTGCAAATGGTGAATCAGTGATATTAGCTAGTGATGGAATCTGGCAG TTAAAGTCTGAAATGCAGAAGATCAAGATGGCAAAAGTACTCAATCGTTTGAAGACTGCTTTGGAGGAGTGG cTCACTGGTCATGTTGCATGGAGTTTTTGA